The Roseimicrobium gellanilyticum region CACGTATCCATGAGCGCTCCTCCCGCAATGGTCACTTCGAGTTTAAGCTCATACCATGGTAAAATACCCCGCATTTTCCTTCATGGCATTGGGCTGAAGCCGAAGCTACTTTGAGAGCACCCCCTGGCCTGCGCTTTCGCGCACTCACTCACTTCTTTTTCTTCACCGCTGGCTTCTCCGGCAACGGCGGAGGCGCTACGAAGTCGCCGGTGATCAATTCCATCAAACGCGCGCCACTCGCCGTCAGCGCTCCCGTATTCCCGCTGCCGGAGACGTAGCCGCGGCAGTGGTAGGCATGGGGCAGACCTACGTCACGCACCCAGGTCACGGTGGGGCGATTCACGGTCACGGAGCTCGGCTTCACGCGCATGGGCAGGCCGGATTCGTTCAGGGTGAATTCCCATGAGGGCGAACTTTGCGCCAGCCCTTCGCCGAGCCAGGGGTACATTTTCACGAGCTCCAGTTCACCTTTGCGCGGTGTCACTATCTTGAAGCCTTCCGGACTCGACTTCACGAAATCGGCCACGGTCAGCGCAGGATTCTTGCGATGCTCCAGGTAGAGTCCGGCGATGTTCATGCCGGAGAGGTTCAGTCCGTTGTACACGCCATGGTGATTCGGACTGGGGCGGAAGTTCTTCGAATGCCAGTCCTCAAAGCGGCTGCTGAGGAACATGTTCAACTCCACGTGCACATGCGAGCGGCGGCGATCGATGCCTGCGCCCGTGTGTCCCATCACGGCAATCGCACTGCCCGGCTCCACCTTCGCTCCCACTGTCACCAGGCAACTGCTGAGGTGCGCATACAGCGAATAGAATGGCCCCTGCCCCCAGTCGTGACGGATGACAATGTAGCGCCCGTAGTTGCTCGCGCCGGGTGCATCCGACACGTGCACCACCTCGCCGTGGGAGATGCTGTAGATCTTGTCAATGGGCTCACCCGCGGCATCGCGCTTCACCGGGGCGATGTCGATCCCCTCATGGAAGGCCATCTGCACCACCTGCGGGCCGAAGCGCACCGGTCCGCGCACAAAACCAAATTGCCCGCCCTCCCACGGAGTGGATTGCTCTTTCTCGAAGTTCCGATCCACGAACATGTAGAACCCCGGTCCGTCGTTGCGGAAGAGCGCGTCATTGTCCGTCGGGAGCTGCAGGGTCATCCGGCCGGGAGTCGCAGGCGCGGACAACGGGGCGGAAGCGGGGCCTTGGCTCATGAGGGGAGCCGCGAGCAGCAGGAGAGAGAGGCAGGGGAGACGCATGAGGGTCAGCAAGGGCAATGCATTGGAGAACGTGGCGCAGAGGGCCGACTGGCAGCGGAAATGATGCCGGACCGCAACGTATCGATGCGGTCCGTGTTTTTGGCCGTCATTGCGTGAGCGCCGCTACCGTCCCGTGCCTAGCGTGGCAGAGCCGGTGGAGGAGCTGGAGGCGCAGGCTGGGAGGGCACCGAGGCATCTGCGGGGGCTCCGGGAGGAGCTCCGCCTTCCACTGGCAGCTGTGGACTCACGTTTCCGGCGGGCAGGCTCGGAATTTCCGGCTCCACTGGCTTGCCAGACTTGCGTGCCTTTTCTGCCTCTTTTTCAAGGCGGTCAGCTTCCTGCTTCGCCCGCTTGCGCTCCTTGCGAGTGGAGGGGACAAACTCCATGTCCTTCGACATGCTCGGAGGGCCGCCAGCCTTGATGCGGCGGATTTTCTTATCCATTTCAGCAACGATCTCTTCGGGGATGCCCTGCCAGATGGTGAAGATGCCGTCAGACACCGGTCGTGTGATCTGGGAATAGTCCACCGGCTTGCCATTCACCATGGCCAGAAGGAACTCTCCCTGGCGTGTGCGAGTGGCGATCTCCAGATTGCCTTTTCCGCGCACTTCGAGTTGCAGCGCCACACCCATGCCGTTGCCGTTGTCCGCGGGGAAGGGGTGGAATGCGACGACGTTCTCCTGGGAAAACTCCGGCAGGATTTTGAAGAGCATCTGCTTTCCCCCGATGTTGATCGGGAACATGGTCTGGGGCACATCCATCTCTTCCGCTTGGGCATGGATGGTGATGGTGTATTTCGGCTTCTTGCTCATGCCCATGAAAAACGGGGCCAGGGCAAGCAGGAGAAGAGGGGCTAGGCGGCGCATGAGAAGATTGAAATGGGGGAGTGGCGATTTTGCAAGGAGGGAGAATGGGGGGATTTGGCGTACTTATCTCGCGAGCTGTCCTACGATTCTCGCCCACGGGGAGGCCATGCTTGACCTGCCTGTGGCAAACTGATTCGCTTTGCTCCATGCGCCCGCTCACGCTTCTCCTCGCTCTCGCGGTGGCTGCCGGTCCCGCCACCCGCATCGCCGCCCAGCAACAAACGCCGCAGAAAAAAGAAGCTGCCGCACCGCAGGCCCAGCCACCACTTACGGGCACCGCAGCGTTGGATCCCGCCACGGGGGATGAGCGCTCTGTGGCCCTTGTAGCGGGCATCGACCGTGCGGTGATGCGCGAAATCCAGGAGGCAGCGACCAAACGCGAGGCTCTCTGGCAGCGGGACCTCTCCTCACCCGAGGCCTATGACAAATCCGTGGAGCCGAATCGCCAGCGTCTGCGCAAGATTCTGGGCGTGCTGGAGGAGGACAAGCGCAAGCCCCTGAGCGGCCTTGAGTATGTGGCCACCACGGACCGTGGTTCACAGGTCGCGGAGGCGCAGGGGTATGTGGTGCATGTCGTTCGCTGGCCCGTGCTACAGGGCGTGAATGGCGAGGGCATTCTCATCAAGCAGCGTGGGGAGCCAAAGGCGCGCGTCGTCCTGCTGCCGGATGCAGGACAGACTCCGGAGGAAGTCGCTGGCTTGATCAAGGGACAGGAAGCGCTGGGCCAGTGCGCGCATGAGTTGGCGCTGGCCGGCTGTGATGTGGTGATTCCTGCTCTCATCAATCGTGAAACCGAGTTCTCGGGGAATGACGCTATCGGTATCAAGGCGGAGCTGCCACACCGGGAGTACATTTACAGACAGGCCTTTGAGATGGGCCGCCACGTGCTGGGATATGAATTGCAGAAAGTCCTCTCCCTGGTGGAGTGGATGAGCGGCCGCGGCAATACGCCCGTGGCCGTCGTGGGTTACGGGGAAGGGGGACTGCTGGCACTCTACGCAGGAGCACTTGATACCCGCGTGGATGCCACGGTGGTATGCGGTGCGTTTGAGAATCGCGACGACGCCTGGACCCAGCCCATCTACCGAAATGTGCAAGGGCTGCTGCGCGAGTTTGGCGATGCGGAGATCGCCTCTCTGGTGCTGCCGCGCCAGCTCATCATCGCGTATGGTTCGTATCCGGAAGTGCCCACTGTCACCGGCACCAAGGTGGCTCCGGGAGGCCTGGTCACTCCATCCACGAAAGAAGTGCGTGGCGAAGTGGACCGGGCTCGCAAGCTTACGCAGGGCAAGTTTGACCGGAGCCTGCGCTTCGTGGTGGCTGAAGAGGAGGCTGAGGGGAAGGATACACCCTATCCTACCATCGCCACCGGTTGGCTGCTGAAGACGCTGAAGTTGACCGCCAAAGGTGAGCCCTCGCCGCTGCGATTCAGCCGCCACCCTCTTCCCGAGGACAAGGAACGCCAGGAGCGTCAGGTGCGCGAGATGGAGCGCTACACCCAGCGGCTGCTGCAAGTGTGCGAGGACGAGCGCACAGCCACCTTCTGGAGGAAGCTGCCTCTCACTCCCATGGAGAAGTACCAGGAAGCAGCGAAACCTCATCGCGAGCACTTCTGGAATGACGTCATCGGACGCAATCCAGACCCCTCAGTCCCGGCGAACGCACGCTCCCGATTCCTGTATGCGAATGAGAAATTCACCGCGTATGAAGTGATGCTTGAAGTCTGGCCTGAGGTGCAGGCCTGGGGGTATCTCCTTGTGCCAAAAGGCATCAAGAAAGGCGAGAAACGTCCCGTGGTGGTCTGCCAGCACGGACTCGAAGGATTGCCCGAGGATGTGGTGAATGAGGACCAGAACAGCAAAGCGTGGAAACCGTACAAGGGCTTTGCGGCCAATCTCGCGAGGCAGGGATACATCACCTTCTCCCCGCACAACTTTTACCGGGGGCAGGACAACTTCCGTGTGGTCCAGCGCAAGCTGAACCTCATGGGCAAGACGCTCTTCACCGTGATCATTGGTCAGCACCAGCGCATTTTGGAGTGGCTTGCCACCCAACCGAATGTGGATGCTTCACGCATCGCCTTCTACGGTCTCAGCTATGGGGGTAAAAGTGCCATGCGCATTCCTGCCGCACTGGACGGGTATTGTCTCTCCATCTGTTCTGGAGATTTCAACGAATGGATTCGCAAGAACATCACCACGGATCACCGCGCGAGCTACCTCTTCAATCGTGAGTACGAGATCTTCGAGTGGAACCTTGGCCGCACCTTCAACTATGCCGAAATGGCCGCCCTCATCGCTCCGCGTCCTTTCATGGTGGAGCGAGGTCATGATGACGGCGTGGCCATTGATGAATGGGTCGCGTGGGAATACGCCAAGGTGCAACGCCACTACGTGAAACTCGGCATCGCCGACAAGGCCGAGATTGAGTATTTCAATGGACCGCATTGCATCAACGGCGTGGGTACCTACGCCTTCCTGCGCAAGCACCTGAAATGGCCGGCGAATGGGAAGAAGTAAGCGGACAGAATACGTTTGCGATGGTTGAGCGATAGCTGAGCCATGGTTG contains the following coding sequences:
- a CDS encoding M23 family metallopeptidase, with translation MRLPCLSLLLLAAPLMSQGPASAPLSAPATPGRMTLQLPTDNDALFRNDGPGFYMFVDRNFEKEQSTPWEGGQFGFVRGPVRFGPQVVQMAFHEGIDIAPVKRDAAGEPIDKIYSISHGEVVHVSDAPGASNYGRYIVIRHDWGQGPFYSLYAHLSSCLVTVGAKVEPGSAIAVMGHTGAGIDRRRSHVHVELNMFLSSRFEDWHSKNFRPSPNHHGVYNGLNLSGMNIAGLYLEHRKNPALTVADFVKSSPEGFKIVTPRKGELELVKMYPWLGEGLAQSSPSWEFTLNESGLPMRVKPSSVTVNRPTVTWVRDVGLPHAYHCRGYVSGSGNTGALTASGARLMELITGDFVAPPPLPEKPAVKKKK
- a CDS encoding alpha/beta hydrolase translates to MRPLTLLLALAVAAGPATRIAAQQQTPQKKEAAAPQAQPPLTGTAALDPATGDERSVALVAGIDRAVMREIQEAATKREALWQRDLSSPEAYDKSVEPNRQRLRKILGVLEEDKRKPLSGLEYVATTDRGSQVAEAQGYVVHVVRWPVLQGVNGEGILIKQRGEPKARVVLLPDAGQTPEEVAGLIKGQEALGQCAHELALAGCDVVIPALINRETEFSGNDAIGIKAELPHREYIYRQAFEMGRHVLGYELQKVLSLVEWMSGRGNTPVAVVGYGEGGLLALYAGALDTRVDATVVCGAFENRDDAWTQPIYRNVQGLLREFGDAEIASLVLPRQLIIAYGSYPEVPTVTGTKVAPGGLVTPSTKEVRGEVDRARKLTQGKFDRSLRFVVAEEEAEGKDTPYPTIATGWLLKTLKLTAKGEPSPLRFSRHPLPEDKERQERQVREMERYTQRLLQVCEDERTATFWRKLPLTPMEKYQEAAKPHREHFWNDVIGRNPDPSVPANARSRFLYANEKFTAYEVMLEVWPEVQAWGYLLVPKGIKKGEKRPVVVCQHGLEGLPEDVVNEDQNSKAWKPYKGFAANLARQGYITFSPHNFYRGQDNFRVVQRKLNLMGKTLFTVIIGQHQRILEWLATQPNVDASRIAFYGLSYGGKSAMRIPAALDGYCLSICSGDFNEWIRKNITTDHRASYLFNREYEIFEWNLGRTFNYAEMAALIAPRPFMVERGHDDGVAIDEWVAWEYAKVQRHYVKLGIADKAEIEYFNGPHCINGVGTYAFLRKHLKWPANGKK